From the Palaemon carinicauda isolate YSFRI2023 chromosome 42, ASM3689809v2, whole genome shotgun sequence genome, one window contains:
- the LOC137633050 gene encoding uncharacterized protein — translation MSYNGSLTLFELQTASQLGVASWALLVGVLKKVARILHDVHERGFGHNDLHANNIVVDDTLNPTIVDFGYARPFGKLMVLELVPLNSALWSQYDPLLSVCGQPTCPENDVYSFGRLVYDVLLRDRRYPLEQWQRLEGLVVKALSPHKENRPTLPEFHDCLRDLEMICLALFTGDSECKG, via the coding sequence ATGTCTTATAATGGTTCTCTCACGCTATTCGAACTACAAACTGCCAGCCAACTGGGTGTAGCCTCTTGGGCGCTGCTCGTCGGAGTCTTGAAGAAGGTGGCCAGGATCCTGCACGACGTTCATGAGAGAGGCTTCGGCCATAATGACCTGCATGCCAACAATATCGTCGTGGACGATACCTTGAACCCTACCATCGTGGACTTTGGCTACGCTCGTCCATTCGGCAAACTGATGGTATTGGAGCTGGTCCCCTTGAATTCTGCTCTGTGGAGCCAGTATGATCCATTGCTGAGCGTTTGCGGACAGCCAACTTGTCCCGAAAATGATGTCTACTCTTTCGGACGCCTCGTTTACGACGTCCTTTTAAGAGACCGAAGGTATCCTCTTGAGCAGTGGCAAAGGCTGGAAGGTCTTGTTGTAAAGGCTCTGAGTCCACACAAGGAGAATCGACCTACCCTTCCGGAATTCCATGATTGCCTTCGTGACTTGGAAATGATTTGTCTTGCTTTATTCACAGGAGATAGTGAATGCAAAGGCTAA